From Pseudomonas putida, one genomic window encodes:
- a CDS encoding methyl-accepting chemotaxis protein — MFGYLNRRIGNISVGAKLALGFAVVLLLTVATAVSGWRALDGAITRSEQLSEIGQINDLVKDLRAERITYRVLADDASKAQISRILQQLDAGLSALQQRSSVDESRQMLTQKLQLLQRLQDNFATLQRTVESRRGLREAMQAQEQKLNAVIDELETQALLKMPADSQQSGLLGLMDSLTRHVDGANQQSLVPAYTFSPLEDFSKVGQAALDAADKSLAQLIQALAPLGLARAVMDQPGVELGKYRTSLEQYRRAALRVEQLQNDMEQMGNELRAVSLELGQRKVEQRDSEALAARSLLTSVALLALLVGVAAGWLITLQITQPLRQTLALAARIARGDLSQVESVDRRDEMGQLQASMQRMTLSLRELIGGIDQGVGHLSQAATQLAASSEDTKLRISQQREETDQVATAMNQMSATVQEVAQNAEQASLAATNADQQAQQGDQVVTEAIGRIEQLARQMDDCLAAMQHLAGESQRIGSILDVIKSVSEQTNLLALNAAIEAARAGEAGRGFAVVADEVRGLAQRTQQSTEEIEQLIESLHNGTDEVTSLLDNSKRLTEQSVELSRKAGDALSQITDTVSSIQGMNQQIATASEEQSVVAEQINRSVISVRDASDQTSAASEQTAASSGELEQLGQQLRGMVGRFSL; from the coding sequence ATGTTCGGCTACCTCAACCGCAGGATTGGCAACATCAGCGTCGGCGCCAAACTCGCTCTGGGTTTTGCCGTGGTACTGCTGCTCACCGTGGCCACTGCCGTCAGCGGCTGGCGCGCCCTGGACGGCGCAATTACGCGCTCCGAGCAGCTCAGCGAAATTGGCCAGATCAATGATCTGGTCAAGGACCTGCGCGCCGAGCGCATCACCTACAGGGTGTTGGCCGATGATGCCAGCAAGGCGCAGATCAGCCGCATCCTGCAACAGCTCGACGCCGGGCTGAGCGCGCTGCAGCAACGCAGCAGCGTCGATGAATCACGCCAGATGCTGACTCAGAAGCTGCAATTGCTGCAGCGCCTTCAGGACAATTTCGCCACTTTGCAACGCACCGTTGAAAGCCGGCGTGGCTTGCGCGAGGCCATGCAGGCGCAAGAGCAGAAGCTCAACGCTGTGATCGACGAACTGGAAACCCAGGCCTTGCTGAAGATGCCTGCCGACAGCCAGCAAAGTGGCCTGCTGGGCCTGATGGACAGCCTCACCCGGCACGTGGACGGCGCCAACCAGCAAAGCCTGGTGCCGGCGTACACCTTCTCGCCGCTGGAGGACTTCAGCAAGGTCGGCCAGGCGGCGCTGGATGCTGCTGACAAAAGCCTCGCTCAACTGATCCAAGCCCTCGCCCCCTTGGGCCTTGCGCGGGCAGTCATGGACCAGCCCGGCGTGGAGCTGGGGAAATACCGCACCAGCCTGGAGCAGTACCGCCGCGCCGCCTTGCGTGTCGAGCAATTGCAAAACGACATGGAGCAGATGGGTAACGAACTGCGTGCCGTGAGCCTGGAGCTGGGTCAGAGGAAGGTCGAGCAGCGCGACAGCGAAGCACTGGCCGCCCGTTCGCTGCTGACCAGCGTTGCGCTGCTGGCGCTGCTGGTGGGTGTAGCGGCCGGCTGGCTGATCACCTTGCAGATCACCCAGCCGCTACGCCAGACCCTGGCGTTGGCAGCGCGCATTGCCCGGGGTGACCTGAGCCAGGTGGAGTCTGTAGATCGTCGTGACGAAATGGGCCAGTTGCAGGCCAGCATGCAGAGAATGACCTTGAGCCTGCGCGAGCTGATCGGCGGTATCGATCAGGGTGTCGGCCATCTGTCACAGGCCGCCACGCAACTGGCCGCCAGCAGCGAGGACACCAAACTGCGCATCAGCCAGCAACGCGAGGAAACCGATCAGGTTGCCACGGCCATGAACCAGATGAGCGCCACGGTGCAGGAAGTGGCACAGAACGCCGAACAAGCCTCGCTGGCGGCAACCAACGCCGACCAGCAGGCCCAGCAGGGTGATCAGGTGGTGACTGAAGCCATAGGCCGTATCGAGCAGCTGGCCAGGCAGATGGACGATTGCCTGGCAGCGATGCAACATCTGGCGGGCGAAAGCCAGCGCATCGGCAGCATTCTCGACGTGATCAAGTCGGTCTCCGAGCAAACCAACCTGTTGGCGCTGAACGCCGCCATCGAGGCGGCGCGAGCAGGTGAGGCCGGGCGTGGCTTTGCCGTGGTGGCTGACGAAGTGCGCGGCTTGGCCCAGCGTACGCAGCAGTCGACGGAGGAGATCGAGCAGTTGATCGAAAGCTTGCACAACGGCACCGACGAGGTGACCAGCCTGCTCGACAACAGCAAGCGCCTGACCGAGCAGAGTGTCGAGCTGAGCCGCAAGGCGGGGGATGCGTTGAGCCAGATCACCGATACGGTGTCGAGCATCCAAGGCATGAACCAGCAGATTGCCACGGCCAGCGAGGAGCAGAGTGTGGTGGCCGAGCAAATAAACCGCAGCGTCATCAGCGTGCGCGACGCGTCGGACCAGACCAGTGCAGCCAGTGAACAAACGGCAGCCTCAAGCGGCGAGCTCGAGCAGCTAGGACAGCAGCTGCGAGGCATGGTCGGCCGTTTCAGCCTTTGA
- a CDS encoding methyl-accepting chemotaxis protein, whose translation MQRMTQGLRELIGGIGDGVTQIASAAEELSAVTEQTSAGVSNQKVETDQVATAMNEMAATVHEVARNAEQASEAALMADQQAREGDRVVSEAVAQIERLAGEVVNSSEAMNQLKAESDKIGSVLDVIKSVAQQTNLLALNAAIEAARAGEAGRGFAVVADEVRSLAQRTQQSTEEIEELIAGLQSGTQRVASVMDASRQLTDSSVELTRRAGTSLETITRTVSSIQAMNQQIATAAEQQSATAEEINRSVINVRDISDQTSAASEETASSSVELARLGTHLQDLVRRFRL comes from the coding sequence ATGCAGCGCATGACCCAAGGCCTGCGTGAACTGATAGGGGGTATCGGTGACGGTGTCACGCAGATCGCCAGCGCCGCCGAAGAGCTTTCGGCGGTAACCGAACAGACCAGCGCCGGGGTCAGCAACCAGAAGGTCGAAACCGACCAGGTGGCCACCGCCATGAACGAAATGGCGGCCACCGTGCATGAGGTGGCACGCAACGCTGAGCAAGCCTCGGAAGCGGCCCTGATGGCCGACCAACAGGCGCGTGAAGGTGATCGGGTGGTCAGTGAAGCCGTGGCGCAAATCGAGCGCCTGGCCGGTGAAGTGGTCAACTCCAGCGAGGCGATGAACCAGCTCAAGGCCGAAAGCGACAAGATCGGCAGCGTGCTGGATGTGATCAAGTCGGTGGCCCAGCAGACCAACCTGCTGGCGCTGAATGCGGCCATCGAAGCGGCGCGGGCCGGTGAGGCCGGACGCGGCTTTGCCGTGGTCGCCGACGAAGTGCGCAGCCTGGCGCAGCGTACCCAGCAGTCCACCGAAGAGATCGAAGAGCTGATTGCCGGCTTGCAAAGCGGGACCCAGCGAGTGGCCAGCGTGATGGACGCCAGCCGCCAGCTCACCGACAGCAGCGTCGAGCTGACCCGCCGCGCGGGCACTTCGCTGGAGACCATCACCCGGACCGTATCGTCGATCCAGGCGATGAACCAGCAGATTGCCACCGCCGCTGAACAGCAAAGTGCAACCGCTGAGGAGATCAACCGCAGCGTGATCAATGTGCGGGATATCTCCGACCAGACCTCGGCGGCGAGCGAGGAGACGGCCAGCTCCAGTGTCGAGCTCGCGCGGCTGGGCACCCACCTGCAAGACCTGGTAAGGCGCTTCAGGCTGTAA
- a CDS encoding 16S rRNA (uracil(1498)-N(3))-methyltransferase: protein MNLLLLEEADFVSADRVVLADRRFTHMQEIHRVVVGDSLRVGRINGLMGTATVVRLAQHEAELEVGFDQPPPAKLPLTLVLAVPRPKMLRRLFQTVATLGVQRLILVNSYKVEKSFWQTPFLSPESIRDNLILGLEQARDTVLPEVLIEKRFKPFVEDRLPAIAEGTLGLVGHPGPYPACPRAVEGPVTLAIGPEGGWIPYEVELLGKAGLAPVQLGDRILRVETAVTALLSRIF from the coding sequence GTGAATCTTTTGCTTCTTGAAGAGGCCGACTTCGTGTCGGCCGACCGCGTCGTCCTTGCCGATCGGCGCTTCACCCATATGCAGGAAATTCACCGCGTAGTGGTCGGCGACAGCCTGCGCGTAGGCCGCATCAATGGCCTGATGGGCACCGCTACCGTGGTACGCCTGGCACAGCACGAAGCCGAGCTTGAAGTCGGCTTCGACCAGCCGCCGCCGGCCAAGCTGCCGCTGACGCTGGTGCTTGCCGTGCCACGGCCGAAAATGCTGCGCCGGCTGTTCCAGACCGTCGCCACGCTGGGGGTACAGCGGTTGATCCTGGTCAACAGTTACAAGGTCGAGAAAAGCTTCTGGCAGACGCCGTTCCTCAGCCCCGAGAGCATCCGCGACAACCTGATACTGGGCCTGGAACAGGCCCGCGACACGGTGCTGCCCGAGGTGCTCATCGAAAAACGCTTCAAACCGTTCGTCGAAGACCGCCTGCCCGCGATCGCCGAAGGCACCTTAGGCCTGGTCGGCCACCCCGGCCCCTACCCCGCCTGCCCGCGCGCCGTCGAAGGCCCGGTAACACTGGCCATTGGCCCCGAAGGTGGCTGGATTCCGTACGAAGTCGAACTGCTGGGCAAGGCAGGGCTCGCGCCAGTACAGCTCGGTGACCGCATCCTGCGTGTGGAAACCGCCGTAACAGCCTTGCTCTCAAGGATTTTCTGA
- the tatC gene encoding twin-arginine translocase subunit TatC, producing the protein MSEKPQDDQPMPLVSHLTELRTRLLRCVAAIFLIFAGLFSFAQQIYTLVSAPLREHLPAHATMIATDVASPFLTPFKLTMIVSLFLAIPFILQQIWGFIAPGLYRHEKRIAIPLLVSSIFLFYAGMAFAYFLVFPLIFGFFASATPEGVSMMTDISSYLDFVMTLFFAFGVAFEIPVAVVLLVWIGVVDVQYLKKIRPYVIIGCFVVGMILTPPDIFSQTLLAVPMWLLFEIGVLCGSLIRKRSHAEDEAANDHNDQPPATQP; encoded by the coding sequence ATGAGCGAAAAACCGCAAGACGACCAGCCCATGCCGCTGGTCTCGCACCTGACCGAACTGCGCACCCGCCTGCTGCGCTGCGTGGCTGCCATCTTCCTGATCTTTGCCGGGTTGTTCTCCTTTGCCCAGCAGATCTACACCTTGGTCTCGGCACCACTGCGCGAACACCTGCCGGCCCACGCCACGATGATCGCCACCGACGTGGCCTCGCCGTTCTTGACGCCGTTCAAGCTGACCATGATCGTTTCGCTGTTCCTGGCGATCCCGTTCATCCTGCAGCAGATCTGGGGTTTCATCGCCCCGGGCCTGTATCGCCACGAGAAGCGCATCGCCATCCCCCTGCTGGTGTCGAGCATCTTCCTGTTCTACGCCGGCATGGCCTTCGCCTACTTCCTGGTGTTCCCGTTGATCTTCGGCTTCTTCGCCAGCGCCACGCCGGAAGGCGTGTCGATGATGACCGACATTTCCAGTTACCTGGACTTCGTCATGACGTTGTTCTTCGCCTTCGGCGTTGCCTTCGAGATCCCGGTCGCGGTGGTGCTGCTGGTGTGGATCGGCGTGGTCGACGTGCAATACCTGAAGAAAATCCGCCCCTACGTGATCATCGGCTGTTTCGTGGTCGGCATGATCCTGACCCCGCCCGACATCTTCTCGCAGACCTTGCTCGCCGTGCCGATGTGGCTGCTGTTCGAGATCGGCGTGTTGTGCGGCAGCCTGATCCGCAAGCGCAGCCATGCCGAAGACGAAGCGGCAAACGACCATAACGACCAGCCGCCAGCGACCCAGCCGTGA
- the tatB gene encoding Sec-independent protein translocase protein TatB, with translation MFGMSFSELLLVGLVALLVLGPERLPGAARTAGLWIGRLKRSFNSIKMEVEREIGADDIRRQLHNEHIMQMEQEAKRILNPLTPPAPPPAAGATEQPVATPTSAPVAPAPAPGQPEQSQPPRAP, from the coding sequence ATGTTCGGCATGAGTTTCAGCGAGTTACTGCTCGTCGGCCTGGTAGCGCTGCTGGTGCTCGGCCCCGAGCGCCTGCCCGGTGCCGCGCGTACTGCAGGGCTGTGGATCGGCCGGCTCAAACGAAGCTTCAATTCGATCAAGATGGAAGTCGAGCGCGAAATTGGCGCCGATGACATCCGCCGCCAGTTGCACAACGAGCACATCATGCAGATGGAACAGGAAGCCAAGCGCATCCTCAACCCGCTGACGCCGCCTGCCCCGCCACCCGCTGCAGGGGCCACCGAGCAGCCCGTTGCCACGCCAACGTCGGCACCGGTAGCGCCTGCCCCTGCACCTGGGCAGCCCGAACAGTCTCAACCGCCGCGAGCCCCATGA
- a CDS encoding twin-arginine translocase TatA/TatE family subunit yields MGIFDWKHWIVLLVVVVLVFGTKKLKNFGSDLGESIKGFRKAMNEEESKPAEQTPPPAQPVPPVQNTAQQPQGQTIEGQAQPVQEPQRKD; encoded by the coding sequence ATGGGTATTTTTGACTGGAAACACTGGATCGTCCTGCTGGTCGTCGTCGTCCTGGTGTTCGGCACCAAGAAGCTGAAGAACTTCGGCAGTGACCTCGGCGAATCGATCAAGGGCTTCCGCAAAGCCATGAACGAAGAAGAAAGCAAACCCGCCGAGCAGACCCCACCGCCTGCCCAGCCGGTACCGCCCGTGCAGAACACCGCACAACAACCACAGGGCCAGACCATCGAGGGCCAGGCCCAGCCGGTCCAAGAGCCGCAGCGGAAAGACTGA
- a CDS encoding phosphoribosyl-ATP diphosphatase, producing MSDTLNRLAEVLEERKQAAPDSSYVASLYHKGLNKILEKLGEESVETIIAAKDAAVSKDYSDVIYETADLWFHSLVMLSALGQHPQAVLDELERRFGLSGHDEKAARGPSA from the coding sequence ATGAGCGACACCCTCAACCGCCTGGCCGAAGTGCTCGAAGAACGCAAGCAAGCGGCCCCCGACAGCTCCTACGTCGCCAGCCTGTACCACAAGGGCCTGAACAAGATTCTCGAAAAGCTCGGCGAAGAGTCCGTCGAGACCATCATTGCTGCCAAGGACGCTGCGGTCAGCAAGGATTACAGTGATGTCATCTATGAAACCGCCGACCTGTGGTTTCATAGCCTGGTCATGCTCAGTGCATTGGGCCAGCATCCACAAGCCGTGCTCGATGAGCTGGAGCGCCGCTTCGGCCTGTCCGGGCACGATGAAAAGGCCGCTCGCGGGCCTTCGGCCTGA
- the hisI gene encoding phosphoribosyl-AMP cyclohydrolase has translation MKEWLDEIKWNSDGLVPAIAQDHKTGRVLMMAWMNRESLALTAAEQRAIYWSRSRGKLWRKGEESGHVQKLHEMRLDCDADVIILMVEQLGHIACHTGRESCFYRVFEDGQWKTVDPVLKDPDAIYNAGH, from the coding sequence ATGAAAGAGTGGCTGGACGAGATCAAGTGGAACAGCGATGGCCTGGTACCGGCGATCGCTCAGGACCACAAGACCGGACGCGTACTGATGATGGCCTGGATGAACCGCGAATCGCTGGCACTCACTGCCGCCGAGCAACGCGCCATCTACTGGTCGCGCTCGCGTGGCAAGCTGTGGCGCAAGGGCGAGGAATCGGGGCATGTGCAGAAGCTGCACGAAATGCGCCTGGACTGTGATGCCGACGTGATCATCCTGATGGTCGAGCAACTGGGCCATATCGCCTGCCATACCGGCCGTGAAAGCTGCTTCTACCGCGTCTTCGAAGACGGCCAGTGGAAAACCGTCGATCCGGTGCTGAAAGACCCGGATGCCATCTACAACGCAGGACACTGA
- the ubiB gene encoding ubiquinone biosynthesis regulatory protein kinase UbiB yields the protein MKLLAVRRLFRIQRVVIRYRLDDLLFDLPLPWWLRSLRLLMPWRWLPRGHSELSRGARLRLALQDLGPIFIKFGQLLSTRRDLLPTDIADELMLLQDRVPPFDPKQAVALIESQLGAKVGEVFSRFDVEPLASASVAQVHAARLKTGEEVVVKVVRPGLKPVIAQDLAWLFLIAKGAERASADARRLHPVEIVGDYEKTIYDELDLLREAANASQLRRNFEGSELMYVPQVYWDLCRPKVLVMERIYGVPVTDMATLADQRTDMKLLAERGVEVFFTQVFRHSFFHADMHPGNIFVSTVKPWSPQYIAIDCGIVGSLTAEDQDYLARNLIAFFKRDYRRVAELHIDSGWVPAHTKANEFEAAIRTVCEPIFEKPLKDISFGQVLMRLFQTARRFNMEVQPQLVLLQKTLLNIEGLGRQLYPDLDLWSTAKPFLERWMRERYSPKAMFGNLYSQAEQLPHLAGMTRDLLERLSQPHLHDPQLPERRRQGDRWALRLLGAGLLGGGAVLAAGAAEAASLAAPAAWPAWLMLAAGLYLIVRQ from the coding sequence ATGAAGCTGCTCGCCGTCCGTCGTCTCTTTCGCATCCAGCGCGTGGTGATCCGCTACCGCCTCGATGACCTGCTCTTCGACCTACCGCTGCCGTGGTGGCTGCGCAGCCTGCGCCTGCTGATGCCGTGGCGCTGGTTGCCTCGCGGGCACTCCGAACTCAGCCGGGGGGCCCGTCTGCGCCTGGCGCTCCAGGACCTGGGGCCGATATTCATCAAATTCGGCCAGTTGCTGTCCACCCGCCGCGACCTGCTGCCCACCGACATCGCCGATGAGCTGATGCTGCTGCAGGACCGTGTACCCCCGTTCGACCCAAAACAAGCCGTGGCGCTTATCGAAAGCCAGCTTGGCGCCAAGGTGGGTGAAGTGTTCAGCCGCTTCGACGTCGAACCGCTGGCCTCCGCCTCGGTGGCCCAGGTGCATGCCGCGCGCCTGAAGACCGGCGAGGAAGTGGTGGTCAAGGTCGTGCGCCCGGGCCTCAAGCCGGTGATCGCCCAGGACCTTGCCTGGCTGTTCCTGATCGCCAAGGGCGCCGAGCGGGCTTCGGCCGATGCCCGTCGCCTGCACCCGGTGGAGATCGTCGGCGACTACGAAAAAACCATCTACGACGAGCTCGACCTGCTCCGCGAGGCGGCCAACGCCAGCCAGCTGCGGCGCAACTTCGAAGGCTCGGAGCTGATGTACGTGCCCCAGGTCTACTGGGACCTGTGCCGCCCCAAGGTGCTGGTGATGGAGCGCATCTACGGCGTGCCAGTGACCGACATGGCCACCCTGGCAGACCAGCGCACCGACATGAAACTGCTGGCCGAGCGCGGTGTGGAGGTGTTTTTCACCCAGGTGTTCCGCCACAGTTTCTTCCATGCCGACATGCACCCCGGCAATATCTTCGTCAGCACCGTCAAACCGTGGAGCCCTCAGTACATCGCCATCGACTGCGGGATCGTCGGCAGCCTCACCGCCGAAGACCAGGACTACCTGGCGCGCAACCTGATCGCCTTCTTCAAGCGCGACTACCGCCGCGTCGCCGAGCTGCACATCGACTCGGGCTGGGTACCGGCGCATACCAAGGCCAATGAATTCGAAGCGGCCATCCGTACCGTGTGCGAGCCGATCTTCGAAAAACCGCTCAAGGACATTTCCTTCGGCCAAGTGCTGATGCGCCTGTTCCAGACAGCCCGGCGCTTCAACATGGAAGTCCAGCCGCAGTTGGTGCTGCTGCAGAAGACGCTGCTCAACATCGAGGGCCTGGGCCGCCAGCTGTACCCTGACCTTGACCTGTGGAGCACCGCCAAACCGTTCCTGGAACGCTGGATGCGCGAGCGCTACAGCCCCAAGGCCATGTTCGGCAACCTGTACAGCCAGGCCGAACAGCTGCCGCACCTGGCCGGCATGACCCGCGACCTGCTCGAACGTCTTTCCCAGCCGCATCTGCACGACCCGCAGCTGCCCGAGCGGCGTCGCCAGGGCGACCGCTGGGCGCTGCGCCTGCTCGGTGCCGGCCTGCTGGGCGGCGGTGCGGTGCTGGCCGCAGGCGCCGCCGAGGCCGCCAGCCTGGCCGCCCCGGCCGCCTGGCCGGCGTGGCTGATGCTGGCAGCCGGCCTTTACCTGATCGTGCGCCAATAG
- a CDS encoding ubiquinone biosynthesis accessory factor UbiJ, which translates to MLLAGLLASVEHGLNRVLRLDSTALPRLGALEGKVIEIDCRQPALQVFILPDEQGLMLAAHWQGEVDCSLRAPAGSLLQLAVAKDKTAVLHSPQVELHGDTAVLLDLFGILQDLELDWEHELQRWLGPVATALLAGHVRLRARWTRQGLARFSQNLSEYLAEESRTLVGKREAEAAFIELDTLKVDTERLEARLQRLSRSLDTSDNA; encoded by the coding sequence ATGTTGCTGGCAGGGCTGCTCGCCAGCGTCGAACATGGCCTGAACCGCGTCCTGCGCCTGGACAGCACGGCATTGCCGCGGCTGGGTGCGCTGGAAGGCAAGGTCATCGAAATCGATTGTCGCCAGCCGGCCCTGCAAGTGTTCATCCTGCCCGATGAACAGGGCCTGATGCTCGCCGCACACTGGCAAGGCGAGGTCGACTGCAGCCTGCGCGCGCCGGCCGGTAGCCTGCTGCAACTGGCCGTGGCCAAGGACAAGACCGCTGTGCTGCATAGCCCTCAGGTCGAACTGCATGGCGACACTGCCGTGCTGCTCGACCTGTTCGGCATACTGCAGGACCTGGAACTGGACTGGGAGCACGAACTGCAGCGCTGGCTCGGCCCGGTCGCCACTGCGCTGCTCGCCGGCCACGTGCGCCTGCGTGCACGCTGGACCCGCCAAGGCCTGGCACGCTTCAGCCAGAACCTGTCCGAGTACCTGGCCGAAGAGTCGCGCACCCTGGTAGGCAAGCGCGAAGCTGAAGCTGCCTTCATCGAGCTAGACACCCTGAAGGTCGATACAGAACGCCTCGAGGCGCGCCTGCAGCGCCTCTCCCGATCCCTTGATACCAGCGATAACGCATGA
- the ubiE gene encoding bifunctional demethylmenaquinone methyltransferase/2-methoxy-6-polyprenyl-1,4-benzoquinol methylase UbiE, whose amino-acid sequence MNDQRKGEHAEPTTHFGYQDVPESQKAKKVAEVFHSVAAKYDLMNDVLSGGMHRLWKRFTIELSGVRSGNRVLDIAGGTGDLAAKFSRLVGPTGQVVLADINDSMLKVGRDRLLDRGVAGNIEFVQADAEKLPFPDNHFDCVTIAFGLRNVTHKDEAIRSMLRVLKPGGRLLILEFSKPTNKLMSKAYDAYSFAFMPLAGKLITNDSESYRYLAESIRMHPDQETLKAMMVDAGFDRVTYHNMTSGIVAVHRGIKP is encoded by the coding sequence ATGAACGACCAGCGCAAAGGCGAACACGCCGAACCCACCACCCATTTCGGTTACCAGGATGTGCCCGAGAGCCAGAAGGCGAAGAAAGTCGCCGAAGTGTTCCACTCGGTGGCTGCCAAGTACGACCTGATGAACGATGTGCTTTCCGGCGGCATGCACCGCCTGTGGAAGCGCTTCACCATCGAGCTGTCAGGTGTGCGTAGCGGCAATCGGGTGCTGGACATCGCCGGCGGCACGGGTGATCTGGCTGCCAAGTTTTCGCGCCTGGTCGGCCCTACCGGCCAGGTGGTACTCGCCGACATCAACGACTCGATGCTCAAGGTCGGCCGCGACCGCCTGCTCGACCGCGGTGTTGCCGGCAACATCGAGTTCGTCCAGGCCGACGCCGAGAAGCTGCCATTCCCGGACAACCACTTCGACTGTGTGACCATCGCCTTCGGCCTGCGCAACGTCACCCACAAGGACGAGGCCATCCGCTCGATGCTGCGTGTGCTCAAGCCGGGCGGGCGCCTGTTGATCCTGGAGTTCTCCAAGCCGACCAACAAACTGATGTCCAAGGCCTACGACGCCTACTCGTTCGCCTTCATGCCCCTGGCCGGCAAGCTGATCACCAATGACTCCGAGAGCTATCGTTACCTCGCCGAGTCGATCCGCATGCACCCCGACCAGGAAACCCTCAAGGCCATGATGGTCGATGCCGGTTTCGACCGGGTCACCTACCACAACATGACCAGCGGCATCGTCGCCGTGCACCGGGGAATCAAGCCCTGA
- a CDS encoding polyhydroxyalkanoic acid system family protein: MTQISVERKHTLGREAARAKAQTLVEKLSREYDLKATWNGDRVDVARSGANGSVHIGEDSIRVDLKLGMMLSMMSGTIKGEIERALDKALA, encoded by the coding sequence ATGACTCAGATCAGCGTCGAACGCAAACACACCCTCGGTCGCGAGGCGGCCCGTGCCAAGGCTCAAACGCTGGTGGAAAAACTGAGCCGTGAATACGACCTCAAGGCCACCTGGAACGGTGACCGGGTGGACGTCGCCCGCAGCGGCGCCAACGGCAGTGTGCACATTGGCGAAGACAGCATCCGTGTGGACCTGAAACTGGGCATGATGCTGTCGATGATGAGCGGCACCATCAAGGGTGAAATCGAGCGGGCGCTGGACAAGGCGCTGGCCTGA